GGGATGGGCTCCTGTGCCCCCAGAGCTGCCTCTGGGGGCCTCCTGTCCTTGGTGTCTCAGGACTATTATGGTTTCTTGTGCAGATACTGTTACAGCGCAGGGCTGGGCAGTCAGGAGAGTGTGTTGGCCTCACCCTGTGTTTGACGTTCCCTGGGACACCCAGTCATCTCGTTTGTAATAAGTATTTCCTATGGGTTGTcacttgcttttctcttcttcctcttcctccaagtcttcctctcttttcttcttcttcccctctacttcctccctccctcccttactccctCTTCAGACAAGgtcttcttatgtagcccagcctggtcttgaacttgtaatcctcatACCTTAGCCTccctggtgctaggattacaaactgGTTATTTTCAAGTGGGAATCCAGTGAGTCAACAATCCTATAGCTGCTGTCATCTTTCTAGAACTTCCCCATGCTCCCCCGCCTCGCTTCCCATTCTTGGCTCTCCTTCCCTTTAGTCTCTGCCCCTTTCAGAGCATTGTGGCTGggcctcttctccttcccaactCATTCAGACCCTGCTCACTCCTTGCTTTAGGGGCTGTCAGTCAAGCTTTGCTCCCTCCCAGTGCTGCTTCACTTCTGCTCGGCCTCTGTCTTATCTGTAAAGTAGGGATGGTCGTAGCATTTAATGGGATGATGCCTGCAAACCTTGACGTGGCCACAGCCCTTTCGTGGCAGCTccctttattgttgttttaatccTCACACTGTACTTGGGCTACTACCATCGTGGCCTTGGCCTTGCTCTCACTCAGTTTCAGACAGCTGCCCACTTCCTGTGGCTTTCTTAGTGTCCCCTTTGTAGTAGCTTTCTTCTGAGTAGAGAAAAGGCTAGGCTACCTGGCCTGAGGAGGTTGTCTGTTGCTGTCTTCCAGGATCGACTGCGGGCTTCCTACAGGCAGATCGGGAACCGGGACACACTCTGGGAACTCTTCAATAATCTCCAGCGTCGCCTTGGCTGGGTGGAGGTCTTCATCCGGGCACTGCAGATCTGTGAGCTGCCTGGGCTGGCTGATCAAGTGACTCGAGTTTATCAGAGCTACCTGCCTCCTGGTGAGCATCCTGCCCTAGCCTTCTTCCTGGGCCATTGCTTGTTCCTCTGGTCTCCCTCTTCCTTCACCCTTGGaccttctgcctttctgtctccatcGCTCTCCATTATAGCATATACCTGGGTTTAGATCCAGATGAGCCACTTACTAGCTATATGTCCCTTTGAccatatttcttaatttttgagtCTCTCACAATGGGGCAAATGGCCACATCCCTCATGTGTGGCTGCACTTAGCTGGGGTTCCACATCTTCCCTATGCCCAGCACAAGGCACCTGTCATCATGTTTGTGGCTCTGGtgtttccttctgtctccatctatACAGAGTATAGAGTACAGAGTCTACACCCAGTCACTTTCCCTactctccatttctcttccctaCCCCAAGGTTGCTCTGAGAGCATCCAGGTTCTAATGATAACATCCAACTGCCTGGTGGCCCCTTAAATCCTCTCAATGTCACTGCCATGTCATGTGACCAGAGGGGGTTTAGTATTTGAGCCTGAAGAGAAGATCTGGGAAGAAAACCaagccaatctttttttttttggggggggggtggtttcgagacagggtttgtctgtgtagccctggctgtcctggaactcacactgtagaccaggctggcctcgaactcagaaattcacctgcctctgcctcccaagtgctgggattaaaggcatgtgccaccacgcccggcccaagcCAATCTTGAACAcactggaactcacactgtagaccaggctggcctcgaactcagaaattcacctgcctctgcctcccaagtgctgggattaaaggcatgtgccaccatgcccggcccaagCCAATCTTGAACACACCAtgattgcttttgtttctcttttcctcccttctttccatgAAATGGTCTCTTCATTTGTGGATGCTGCAGTGCTCTCTCAAATAATAATGGCTATGGTAGGGTCAGAGATGGGCCATGGCAGGGGTCAGTTGAGGATGACAGCTGTGAGAAAGCCTTGGGACATCAGAGGAGAGTGAGCATAACAGTCAGGCTGGTACGAGCCCTGTGCCCCTCCTCCCCTATCTTTGGTGCCACCTTTCTTGTCTTCCCCagctcttctttccctcctattCGCTCCCCATTGATGCTTATCATGTCTaatgtatctgtcttagtcagagtttctattctaGCACAAAACATTATgatcaagaagcagttggggaagaaagggtttattcagcttacacttctatactgctgttcatcaccaaagggagtcaggactggaactcaagcaggtcaggaagcaggagctgatgcagaggccacggagggatgttatttactggcttgcttcccctggcttgctcagcctgctctcttatagaacccaagactaccagcccagagatggcaccacccacaaggggacctcccctcttgatcactaattgagaaaatgccttacagctggatctcNTGGAGGCATTTCNCCAACTNaagctcctttctctgtgataactccagcctgtgtcaagttgatacaaaactagccagtacagaatcCATCTCACATTAGATCATGGAGTTATTGAAGGGAGACTAGATGCCCCAAGCATCCAGGCCTCTTCTATTACCAAGGTACCTCTGATTCTTTCTGGACATCACTATATCTTTGTACCTTAGGGACCTCACTCCGCTCCCTAGAACCACTGCAGTTACCAGCCGTTCCTGCCACGGTTTCTAGACCTTCTGCATTTGCACCAGGCCACAACATCCCTGACAATGGCTTAGGAGAGATACCAAGTTGGCCCAAGCCTGTCCAGGACACCCAGCCACCAGAGTCCCCAGTAGAGGTAGGTCCTCACAGTCTGTTTTAAGCTGCCTGCTTTTGTGTGCCTGTCTGCCCACTTCTGCCCACCCAGCCTTCCAGAAGCCCCTTCCTACCTCCTGAAAATCTTTCCTGCTAAGAATGCTGGGGTTACCTAACTAGCCACCTAACTGCTGGCCAGACCCATGGCCCCCTTAGCACTCTGTCGTTAGCTAGCTAAGAGGCCATGGTTTTGAGGTCTTTGCAGTGGTCATGTGACATGTTGAGCtgggtaaaaaacaaaaaacaaacaactggaGCTTAACCCAATTTGAATGTGAGGGGGACGACATGAGGGCTCAGGAAGTCATGGATGGGTagtgacagagctcttaacaacTGTAAAGTCAGGTATCCGGAAGATAACTAGTTCTACTGAGACGAAGTGAGTTAGCCATGGGGTATAGAAGAAACCCTAGGCCTAGACTGTGGCTCTGAAGCCATAGGGTCTGTGCAGAGACtgctgaagaaagaaagggcagtGGTTACAGGGCTAGACACACACATGGGTAGGAAACTTGGGCAGTgcctgccttttgttttgttttgttttgttttgttttattttttaaaagcacttgAAGTCATCCCgagaggctggggatgtagctttcTGTTGGTGCAGTGCTGATTTGGCATCCACATATccctgagttcagtacccagcaccatAGAAACTGGGCATGATGACATATCCCTATAAGCCtgacactcaggaggtagaagcaggtgaatcCAAAGTTCATAGTCATCCTCAGTAAGTTCAAGACTATGGTGAAATACGTAAGAtcctatctaaaaataaaacaaaaacagcaacaacaaaaccaaataggTCCTAGGACTGAAGACTGACATTAGGCAGGTTAAATATTGAAGAGCTGCTTCACTCTTGTATGTGAAGGTTTCTGAGGATCCTGGGCTCTTGAGGAGTAGCTAAGGCCTATAGGATATACCCTATAAATATCTGCTGCCCTTTGTCAGCTCCTGGGAGAAGCGACTGCTTTATCTCATTTCCTCTATTTCAGAATTCAGAGCAACTACCACAGGCCAACTTCGGGGCCGTTGCGAGGATGTCTGGTGGCTCTTTGATACCCTCTCCTAACCAGCAGgctctcagccctcagccctccaGAGACCATCACGAGCAAGAACCAGAACTGGGTGGTGCCTACGCAGCAAGTATGCATAGAGTGTGGAATTACAGGGTCTCTTGGATCCATCGCAGGAAGGTTAGGGTTACATTTACCACATGGCCTTCCTTAGACAGGAGGCAAGGTAGAAGTAAAAGGTATTCACTTCAAAGAGTATGTTCTGTGTGCACGCCTGTGTGTGTAGTAGTGGCAGCAGCAGCTTCAAATGCAGTCATTTATGTGCACATGTCTCAGCTAGGTAGGTCTTCTCATCTTGCGGCTTTTCTCTAGGTGTTTACTGACATATGCATATGTTCTTCTACTATCCATTACCTGGTActtcttcattctctcttcctctaggGCAAAAACCCAACTCAACATCTGGGCAAGGCTCTAGGTAAAAGAGAAGCAGAGCTCTGAGCATAGGCTCAAAACTGGcctatttctcctgctctgttCTGTGGTCAAAATGGATTATAAGGCCAGCCCAGATTTCTGAAATTTTACCAGATTCTGGTAAAATCACACTGGAGAGTGTAGTTTTTGCCCTGTGAGTGTATTTTTGTACATTGCTGCATATGAGAGAGCTAGGGCTGTTTCTGCACTCAGGTAAAAGGTAGTGATTGTCCAGGACCTGAAGACAGGATGGATAACATACAAGAGTAGCTGATGAGTGAGCTCTTAAACACTGCTCTTCACAAGGGGATTTCTAGTTCGCAGCTgcggtgctttgaatgagaatgactcccATAGGCTTCTACctctgaatacttggtccctagttggtggaactgtttagaaagAATTAGGGGGTGTAGTATTGTCAAAGAGGTGGGCTCGGATGTTTCAAAAGCTGATGACATCCCCAGTTagtgctcttgctctctctctctccttttctctctctctctctctctctctctctctctctctctNNNNNNNNNNNNNNNNNNNNNNNNNNNNNNNNNNNNNNNNNNNNNNNNNNNNNNNNNNNNNNNNNNNNNNNNNNNNNNNNtctctctctctctctctctctttctcttctgcctcatGCTTAAGTAttagatgtaagctctcagctactgctccaatgccatgcctgcctgcctgctaccatgctcccaccatgatggtcatggactctaaccctctaaaactgtgagccccaaattaaGTGATTTCTTATATaagttttcttggtcatggtattgtcacagcaatagaaaagtaaccaagacaccaGAAAATCACTAAAGTGGTTCAACCCCAGATGAGTCAGTCAGGGGTCAGAACTTGGTGTCCCCTTAGGACTATAGTCTATCCACCCCGACTTTAGAGTGGCTCACCTCTACTTTCTAAACTGTGTTCTGTTTGTTCCTGGTGCCCTAGGGGTGAAGGTCGGATGCAATCCTCCTAATGCTCCCGTCTTCTTTCACAAATAGCACTTTACTGTAGCATGTTTGCAAGCACAGGTTCCGGGAGATTTTCTGTCAGGTTGAGGGGGAGACATCAGGCATCACTTCTGACCTTTGTCAGCCATGGCAAGTATATCCTCAGAGTTCTGTGAAGAGTCTGATGTCATCAACTTTATGTACTTCCTGATTCCCCAGATCAAGCTCCCTTTCTGGGACTACTAGGTCCCTatccttggggggtgggggtggtggtacCAGTGGGTCAGTTGACTGGTTTGTAGTTCTGTTGAGCCATCCTGCTATTGCCCCGATTCAGGATTTCTCCTGCTAGAAGGTAGTGGGGGCTGTAGTAAGATGAATGCCTCAGGACATTCATGCTCATGCCTCAAGACAAGGTAGAAGAGGCCGGAGTGGGAGAAGAGGCAAGTgtccaaggaaaaaaataattagaaccCATTTTAAACTTCTGGGTGTGGATGAAGGTAGAGCCCATTTTACTTTGGTGATGGGACAGACGAGGGTTACAAGGTAAGGGCTGAGGTGCAAGAGTCTTCTCCACGGGAGGAGATTGGGAGACAGGATGTGGAAGGGACCATGTGATCAAGGACATGGGGACCCTTCTCTAGCCCTTAAGTTAAAACCCTTTgggtttgtttctgcttttgtctcCCTACCTGTAGATGTTGACTCTGTTCCCTTAGCAACCTATGGACCTGTGTCTCCAACGGTTTCCTTCCAGCCCCTTCCACGTACTGCCCTGAGGACAAACCTCTTGTCTGGGGTCACAGTATCAGTATCTGCTGATACCCCTTTGTCCTCGTCCACTGGATCTGCTTTTGCAAAGGGAGCTGGTGACCAGGCCAAAGCTGCCGCCGGTTTGAGCACTACACTCACCAATTCTGCGACTGCCAGCTCAGCGCCTTCTCTCAGATTGGTAAAGACCACATCTTCCAAGTTGCCCCTCAGCTCAAAGTCCATGGCTGCGACCTCTACTGTGCACACTGATACAGCGCCATCAAAGTTACCCAGCAACTCAGCGTATTCGGGCACAATGCCATCCAGAGTGCCTGCTAGTGTGGCCAAATCACCTGCCAACATAGTACAACCTGAGAGGAACAGCAAGCACCCCAAGGTGAGTCCTGTTCCTGAGAGTGACTCAGGCTACCTTGCCAAGACAGCTGATCCTGTCCTCAGACTCTTACTTTCTATGCTGTCCCTCGTCTGTTTCTTCAAGGTGTTGGGACAGATGGGAAGCAGCCCCACCCAGCCCTTGCACCTTGTTTTCCAAGAAGAATGAGTAGGGACCTTTAGCAGGATGGGGCATGGGACTACCCCCGCTGACGTGTAACTCATTTGGAGCTCAAAGCCTCCAGTGAAATTCAGCAGTACCGTTTTGTAGATGGAGTAGTGAGGAGtgaacatggtggctcacgtGTCCTCGTGTCCTGTTCATTTGACAGTGGTCTCAAGCATCCTGCTTGGAGTAGTTCCTTTAACCTCGTGACCCCCCCCACAGTCACTTTCCCCAAGACCGTACATCTGTCTACCTAAGGGAACCAAGTTTGTACACCTTGGGATCTTGTGCCTGCCCTGTGGCTCTCAGGCCCAGGTAGCACAAGATGGGTCACATCCCAGCAAGGGCTCCCCTGCAGTAGAGCTCACAGCAGTTTGGTGAGAAGGAGAGGGCTGCCCTGGAAGGGTCACCTCCCACTCAGCTGTGTCCTATCACTAATGTGTTGAGTCTCCAAGAGAGGGTAATCTCGGCTATTGTGAGATACTAGCTCAAACCCTCAATACGCTGGTTTATCTCCCTGTCACCTGGACCCCTCTTCTTATGTTTCCAGGAGACCCTGGAGACTCCAGCAACCAAAGTCACCACTGGAGGCAACCAGACTGGACCAGATAGCAGTATCAGGAGCTTACACTCTGGACCAgagatgagcaagccaggtgtGCTGGTATCCCAGCCATTCTCAGTTTGCTCTGTGGACCTTGCCATCAGCCCTAGCAGCTCCTTGGTCTCAGAGCCCAACCACGGTCCAGAGGAGAATGAGTATTCATCCTTTAGAATCCAGGTGGACGAAAGCCCCAGTGCTGATCTATTAGGAAGCCCTGAGCCACTAGCCACCCAGCAGCCCCAAGAAGAGGAAGAGCATTATGCCAGTTCAGTGTCCTGGGCTAAGTGGCTTGGGGCCACCAGTGCACTCTTGGCTGCGTTCCTGGCAGTGATGCTGTACCGTAGTAGGCGCCTGGCCCAGTGACACCTCAGCTGTAGGCTGCTCTCTTGCTCAGTTCTGCCAAGCATGTTCTCTAGGCTTGGGCTGGTAGAGGCTGCATCAGAGAAACTTAAATATGGCGAGGTCCACGGAGCTATCCGGGTGGATAGCTGCACCAAGACGCCACCAgtgttgggtgggggagggacatTGTTTTATCCTGGTTCATGTTGTCTTCTGGTCTTCAGCTTTTGGAGGCACTGTGTTACCTCCATTGCTCCTGACCTGCCCACGAGGCAGTGTAAGATTTCATGTTCTGTGCTCCTAAGGAGGTATCCCCGGCAGCCTCATCCCTGTTGGCCCAAGTCTGAAGATGAGGAGGTATCACACTGTTGACAATGCCCCTCATTtcacccaggtcttctgaaacaCAAGCGTAGGTACATTGATGAGTGCTCCCATAGCATCTTACACCTTCCACCGGCAGCTGGTCTAAAGCCTTGGCAGGAGAGCCTGGGAGCAGCAGAGTGGCTGGTCTCTAGGGAGCTTTGAGTGCCCTGCCCCTTTGGGCCCTCTCTACAGCCAGTCAACCCCGAGGGTGGGTCTGGAGGTTCTCTGTGGACTCTAAGAAGGCCAGAAGCAACGGCCAGGCCTGAGGAAGCTCCTGAGAGGGAGCCTTTCTCCAACCTCCTTATCCCTCTTCACTTCTGCACTCCTGGTCTCCATTCTCTTTCTATACTGGATGATGAGGTACCTAGTGGGCAGAACTCAGGTTGAGCTTGCATCAGTTCCACCCTTCCTCTGGCCTTTGCAGATGTCCAGCTTCTCTAGTTCCCAGTGTAGACAGTGGACAGCTCTTTTACTGGGCTCCTCTGAGATTGAAGGATGCAGATACTTGCCTAGTGCCTATCCCAGAGGGTGTGAGGACAAGTTCTTGCCCTCCTGCCCAGGCTGGTTGAGCTAAGGCGAGAGTGTGAGGCAGAGTGCATAGTGGTAATTGCAGCCTTTGAGAGAGAAGCCTTCACCTCTCCAtcatgcttctgtctcctccctgGTCAGGTGTAGGCCTCACCTCTGTGCCTCACTTTTCTTACCTGTGAGATGgggtcaatgtgtgtgtgtgtgtgtgtNNNNNNNNNNNNNNNNNNNNNNNNNNNNNNNNNNNNNNNNNNNNNNNNNNNNNNNNNNNNNNNNNNNNNNNNNNNNNNNNNNNNNNNNNNNNNNNNNNNNNNNNNNNNNNNNNNNNNNNNNNNNNNNNNNNNNNNNNNNNNNNNNNNNNNNNNNNNNNNNNNNNNNNNNNNNNNNNNNNNNNNNNNNNNNNNNNNNNNNNNNNNNNNNNNNNNNNNNNNNNNNNNNNNNNNNNNNNNNNNNNNNNNNNNNNNNNNNNNNNNNNNNNNNNNNNNNNNNNNNNNNNNNNNNNNNNNNNNNNNNNNNNNNNNNNNNNNNNNNNNNNNNNNNNNNNNNNNNNNNNNNNNNNNNNNNNNNNNNNNNNNNNNNNNNNNNNNNNNNNNNNNNNNNNNNNNNNNNNNNNNNNNNNNNNNNNNNNNNNNNNNNNNNNNNNNNNNNNNNNNNNNNNNNNNNNNNNNNNNNNNNNNNNNNNNNNNNNNNNNNNNNNNNNNNNNNNNNNNNNNNNNNNNNNNNNNNNNNNNNNNNNNNNNNNNNNNNNNNNNNNNNNNNNNNNNNNNNNNNNNNNNNNNNNNNNNNNttttttgagacagggtttctctgtatagccttggctgttgtggaactcactttgtagaccaggctggcctcgaactcagaaatccgcctgcctctgcctcccaagtgctgaaatcaaaggcgtgcgccaccacgcccagcgactTCCAAATTTCTTAAAGGATGGATACCTGTTATCACCACCCCACCCtagactgtttctctgtgtagccatggttgtcctagaattcactctgtagaccaggctggccacaaattcagagatccacctgtctctttcaagtgctaggatcaaaggcgtgggCCAGCACCATCTGACACATTAtcacttttaaatgaaaaggtGCTGGGGCTTTTGGATGGAGAAGCCTCAGTGAGAGACAGGTGCTAGCAcgttcttccctcttccctgggcaGAGAGACCAGTCACTCCTACAGCAGGGGTACAGTTAGGGTTAGGCCAGGTATGacagctcacacctttaatcccagcactaaggaggcagaggcaggcagatctgagtgagttcaagaccagcttggtctacacagcaagttccaggccagccagtctccagaaaatgaaatacaatgaTGTCTATTGAGGCTATTCTCATGGATTCTCTTAAGGCGCCCTTTGCTGGACAAGGGATAATTGTGGAGCCAACTCCATCTCTGGCTATATTGTGAACATGAACCTTAGAGAAGTCAGAGATGGGGGTTGCAGTTACAATCTTCCCTCCATGCCCTAATGATCCCAAGTTGTTTGCACAACTTTTATCACCTTTGTTTCTAATGAACTCTGGTCTTTGTGCCCTCTCTCAGTGCCATGCTGGCCATGCTAGTGAACAGTTGTGCATAGGTACTAGTTTTAGTGTGTTACCATTCTAGTGTAGCTTTGAAAGACTAATCTCAATAATACAACATGTAGCCCTACAAAGGTCACCCAGATGGCAAGATTTCAGGACTGGCCACTAAGCATGTATTAGGTCAGGAATGTGTAGGAAGTCTCAGAGGCCTTCCCTGTTCTTTGCACATTTTGATGACCAGGCCAGCATTCAGTGACACCTTTATCTCAGCTGGCCTCTTAGATGTCACCTTCAGAAAGAGGAAGGCTTTGGCATTGTCAGATCCCAGGAGTCCAATGTTTATGTGTTGCCTTCAGCTGCAGTCGGATTCATAGCTGTGTAGAAGGGAGACTTGGAGGAGGTCTGGACAAGGTGAACCAGAACCCAGGGAATGGAAGGAGCATCTGTATCCACAGAAGGCATCCGGGTACACGT
The DNA window shown above is from Mus pahari chromosome 3, PAHARI_EIJ_v1.1, whole genome shotgun sequence and carries:
- the Mavs gene encoding mitochondrial antiviral-signaling protein isoform X1 is translated as MTFAEDKTYKYIRDNHSKFCCVDVLEILPYLSCLTASDQDRLRASYRQIGNRDTLWELFNNLQRRLGWVEVFIRALQICELPGLADQVTRVYQSYLPPGTSLRSLEPLQLPAVPATVSRPSAFAPGHNIPDNGLGEIPSWPKPVQDTQPPESPVENSEQLPQANFGAVARMSGGSLIPSPNQQALSPQPSRDHHEQEPELGGAYAANVDSVPLATYGPVSPTVSFQPLPRTALRTNLLSGVTVSVSADTPLSSSTGSAFAKGAGDQAKAAAGLSTTLTNSATASSAPSLRLVKTTSSKLPLSSKSMAATSTVHTDTAPSKLPSNSAYSGTMPSRVPASVAKSPANIVQPERNSKHPKETLETPATKVTTGGNQTGPDSSIRSLHSGPEMSKPGVLVSQPFSVCSVDLAISPSSSLVSEPNHGPEENEYSSFRIQVDESPSADLLGSPEPLATQQPQEEEEHYASSVSWAKWLGATSALLAAFLAVMLYRSRRLAQ
- the Mavs gene encoding mitochondrial antiviral-signaling protein isoform X2, which produces MSGGSLIPSPNQQALSPQPSRDHHEQEPELGGAYAANVDSVPLATYGPVSPTVSFQPLPRTALRTNLLSGVTVSVSADTPLSSSTGSAFAKGAGDQAKAAAGLSTTLTNSATASSAPSLRLVKTTSSKLPLSSKSMAATSTVHTDTAPSKLPSNSAYSGTMPSRVPASVAKSPANIVQPERNSKHPKETLETPATKVTTGGNQTGPDSSIRSLHSGPEMSKPGVLVSQPFSVCSVDLAISPSSSLVSEPNHGPEENEYSSFRIQVDESPSADLLGSPEPLATQQPQEEEEHYASSVSWAKWLGATSALLAAFLAVMLYRSRRLAQ